From the Halalkalicoccus sp. CGA53 genome, one window contains:
- a CDS encoding FAD-binding oxidoreductase: MAHGGSDLDRSLSALRTRHRGELIGPEDEGYDDVRAVWNGMIDRRPAVIVRPTGTADVVAAVEFARESDLEIAVHGGGHNVAGLSTVDGGVVIDLSEMNGVVVDPSARRVRVQGGATLGDVDHETQLHGLATALGAVSETGVAGLTLNGGYGHLSREFGLAADNLRSVEVVTADGRVRTASENEHEDLFWAIRGGGGNFGIVTTFEFALHEVGPEVSALFVWFPGDDSVTVLERFREWGESAPRTAGVLPFLGHVPELEGFPEEHWGEPTIACLGSFRGDPAESEAVFAPLVEGATPIADFSGRMRFETLQSMLDEDYPDGLRYYWKSIFLDDITDEVIEIACRYNEDAPSSLSTIDIWLLGGAVADVPREATAFWHREKPYMINFEANWEDLADDDENVAWVREGFAEVEALSVASGRYGNFPGFANDPARLLFGENYDRLVEVKTRYDPENRFRLNQNVPPNADA; encoded by the coding sequence ATGGCACACGGTGGATCGGACCTCGACCGGAGCCTCTCCGCCCTGCGAACGCGGCATCGGGGGGAGCTCATCGGCCCGGAAGACGAGGGCTACGACGACGTACGGGCGGTCTGGAACGGGATGATCGATCGTCGACCCGCTGTGATCGTCCGACCGACGGGGACCGCTGACGTGGTCGCAGCGGTCGAGTTCGCACGCGAGAGCGACCTCGAGATCGCCGTCCACGGCGGCGGGCACAACGTGGCCGGTCTGAGCACCGTCGACGGCGGCGTGGTGATCGACCTCTCCGAGATGAACGGGGTGGTCGTCGACCCGAGTGCGAGGAGGGTCCGGGTCCAGGGCGGTGCGACGCTGGGCGACGTCGACCACGAGACACAGCTCCACGGCCTCGCGACCGCCCTCGGGGCCGTCTCCGAGACCGGCGTCGCGGGGCTGACGCTCAACGGCGGCTACGGCCACCTCAGCCGCGAGTTCGGTCTCGCGGCGGACAACCTGCGCTCGGTCGAAGTCGTGACCGCCGACGGGCGGGTTCGGACCGCGAGCGAGAACGAACACGAGGACCTCTTCTGGGCGATCAGGGGTGGCGGTGGGAACTTCGGTATCGTGACGACCTTCGAGTTCGCGCTCCACGAGGTCGGACCCGAGGTCTCCGCGCTCTTCGTCTGGTTCCCCGGCGACGATTCGGTGACCGTGCTCGAACGGTTCCGGGAGTGGGGCGAGTCCGCACCACGGACGGCCGGCGTACTCCCCTTCCTCGGACACGTCCCCGAACTGGAGGGGTTCCCCGAGGAGCACTGGGGCGAGCCCACGATCGCCTGTCTCGGCTCGTTCCGCGGGGATCCCGCGGAGAGCGAGGCGGTCTTCGCGCCGCTCGTCGAGGGTGCGACGCCGATCGCCGACTTCAGCGGGCGGATGCGCTTCGAGACGCTCCAGTCGATGCTCGACGAGGACTACCCGGACGGGTTGCGCTACTACTGGAAGTCGATCTTCCTCGACGACATCACCGACGAGGTGATCGAGATCGCGTGTCGGTACAACGAGGACGCTCCCTCCTCGCTCTCGACGATCGACATCTGGCTCCTCGGAGGCGCGGTCGCCGACGTTCCGCGCGAAGCCACCGCGTTCTGGCACCGCGAGAAGCCGTACATGATCAACTTCGAGGCGAACTGGGAAGACCTGGCCGACGACGACGAGAACGTCGCGTGGGTCCGCGAGGGGTTCGCGGAGGTGGAGGCGCTCTCGGTCGCCTCCGGACGGTACGGCAACTTCCCGGGCTTCGCGAACGACCCCGCACGGCTGCTCTTCGGCGAGAACTACGACCGACTGGTCGAGGTGAAGACGCGCTACGACCCGGAGAACCGGTTCCGGCTGAACCAGAACGTCCCGCCGAACGCGGACGCCTGA
- the pepF gene encoding oligoendopeptidase F: protein MSSVPERVEIEEEYTWDLESVYTSDEDWEAAYEAVESRLDEMRAYEGRVTESAETLHEVLELGEELSRAVSQVAMYARLRRDEDTRDQEYQALTARAQSLAADASSASSFVEPELQECSREEIEAMIEDEPALESYDHYFDDVLRMKPHTRSAEIEELLAELSEVTGATSDVYTMLTNADMTFPSVEHPEDGPTEITLSNFVTLQKEGDREFRREVHEAFYDEWADVRNAVGAAYKNSVKTDIKLARARNYETAREAALDGPNIPVEVYDTLVETVGENHDPLHRHAELKREALGVDELRMWDLYMPVAYSESPELEYDEAAEYVVEAVEPLGTEYRSRLAEGLDSRWVDVYENAGKQAGAYSSGTYDTQPFILMNYQDDVASMYTLAHELGHSLHSEFTKETQPYVYSGYEIFVAEVASTVNETLLTHHLLETVEDDDLRLHVLNEYLERFRSTLYRQTMFAEFEHRAHEIAEEGGALTPDALDELYGELKSELYAPAEVDERIAREWMRIPHFYRAYYVFQYATGISAAVAIVQSILQEGEPAAERYLEFLSAGSRDYPLSLLEITGVDMTSSEPVEEALSVYETYVDEMAELV, encoded by the coding sequence ATGAGTTCGGTTCCCGAGCGCGTCGAGATCGAGGAGGAGTACACCTGGGATCTCGAGAGCGTCTACACGAGCGACGAGGACTGGGAGGCCGCTTACGAGGCGGTCGAGAGCCGTCTCGACGAGATGAGGGCTTACGAGGGGAGAGTCACCGAGAGCGCCGAGACCCTCCACGAGGTGCTCGAACTGGGAGAGGAGCTCTCGCGAGCCGTCTCGCAGGTCGCGATGTACGCCCGACTTCGCCGGGACGAGGACACCCGGGACCAGGAGTACCAGGCACTCACCGCACGGGCACAGTCGCTGGCCGCCGACGCCTCCAGCGCGTCGAGCTTCGTGGAACCGGAACTTCAGGAGTGCTCGCGCGAGGAGATCGAGGCGATGATCGAGGACGAGCCCGCTCTGGAGTCCTACGACCACTACTTCGACGACGTGCTCCGGATGAAGCCGCACACCCGATCCGCCGAGATCGAAGAGCTCCTCGCGGAGCTGAGCGAGGTGACCGGCGCCACGAGCGACGTCTACACGATGCTCACGAACGCCGACATGACGTTCCCCTCGGTCGAGCACCCCGAGGACGGCCCGACCGAGATCACGCTCTCGAACTTCGTCACGCTCCAGAAGGAGGGCGACAGGGAGTTCCGCCGCGAGGTGCACGAGGCCTTTTACGACGAGTGGGCCGACGTGAGAAACGCGGTCGGCGCGGCGTACAAGAACAGCGTGAAGACCGACATCAAGCTCGCCAGAGCCAGGAACTACGAGACCGCCCGGGAGGCGGCGCTCGACGGGCCGAACATACCAGTAGAAGTGTACGACACGCTGGTCGAGACGGTGGGCGAGAACCACGACCCGCTCCACCGCCACGCGGAGCTGAAACGCGAGGCTCTCGGGGTGGACGAGCTCCGGATGTGGGACCTCTACATGCCCGTGGCGTACTCGGAGAGCCCGGAACTGGAGTACGACGAGGCGGCGGAGTACGTCGTCGAGGCGGTCGAACCCCTCGGTACGGAGTACCGATCGCGGCTCGCCGAGGGGCTCGACTCTCGCTGGGTCGACGTCTACGAGAACGCCGGCAAGCAGGCGGGCGCGTACTCCTCGGGAACGTACGACACCCAGCCGTTCATCCTGATGAACTACCAGGACGACGTCGCCTCGATGTACACGCTCGCACACGAGCTGGGTCACTCGCTGCACTCGGAGTTCACGAAGGAGACCCAGCCCTACGTCTACAGCGGCTACGAGATCTTCGTCGCGGAGGTCGCGAGCACGGTGAACGAGACCCTGCTCACCCACCACCTGCTCGAGACCGTCGAGGACGACGACCTCCGCCTGCACGTGCTCAACGAGTACCTAGAGCGCTTTCGCTCGACGCTCTACCGACAGACGATGTTCGCCGAGTTCGAACACCGCGCCCACGAGATCGCGGAAGAGGGCGGTGCGCTCACGCCGGACGCGCTCGACGAACTCTACGGGGAGCTGAAGTCGGAGCTCTACGCCCCCGCAGAGGTGGACGAGCGGATCGCCCGCGAGTGGATGCGCATCCCGCACTTCTACCGGGCGTACTACGTCTTCCAGTACGCGACGGGGATCAGCGCCGCCGTCGCCATTGTCCAGTCGATCCTGCAGGAGGGCGAGCCGGCCGCCGAGCGCTACCTCGAGTTCCTCTCGGCCGGCTCTCGGGACTACCCGCTCTCGTTGCTGGAGATCACCGGCGTCGACATGACCTCGTCCGAACCGGTCGAGGAGGCGCTCTCGGTGTACGAGACCTACGTCGACGAGATGGCGGAGCTGGTCTGA
- a CDS encoding DUF5518 domain-containing protein encodes MRIDWRAVVLGFVVTVALGVASGLIVAGADATTPAISWGLVGALGGIAAGFVAGGTVRSGAVHGGLATVFGWLVLLAVVTVTGLLFAGIVPALGVLGLGLLMLALYAIPGAVGGAVGSWIKGRRTAAETARPQI; translated from the coding sequence ATGAGAATCGACTGGAGAGCTGTCGTACTCGGGTTCGTCGTGACCGTCGCGCTCGGCGTCGCGAGCGGGCTGATCGTCGCGGGAGCGGACGCCACGACGCCGGCGATCTCCTGGGGGCTGGTCGGGGCGCTCGGTGGGATCGCGGCCGGCTTCGTCGCCGGTGGAACCGTGCGTTCGGGCGCCGTCCACGGCGGGCTCGCGACCGTCTTCGGGTGGCTGGTCCTGCTGGCCGTCGTGACGGTCACCGGGCTCCTGTTCGCCGGTATCGTCCCGGCGCTCGGCGTCCTCGGCCTCGGGCTGCTCATGCTCGCGCTCTACGCCATCCCCGGTGCCGTCGGCGGCGCCGTCGGATCGTGGATCAAGGGCCGCCGGACCGCCGCGGAGACCGCACGACCACAGATCTGA
- the pan2 gene encoding proteasome-activating nucleotidase Pan2 — protein MAHSPSIPDRPRLDLDPEMSEGERLEVLEDHYVELVRIRDQLEDRLSDTTGRKDSLRDDVDRLERENSALKTASLYIATVEELTDDGAIIKQHGTNQEVLTDVTPSLSADVDSGDRVAINDSFGIERILDAETDARAQAMQIDHRPGVSYADIGGIDDQVREVREAVEEPLVNPEQFEAVGIEPPGGVLLHGPPGTGKTMLAKAVANETDATFIKMAGSELVQKFIGEGSRLVRDLFELARSHEPAIVFIDEIDAIASKRTESKTSGDAEVQRTMMQLLSEMDGFEERGEVRLIAATNRFDMLDPAILRPGRFDRLIEVPDPELEGRREILRIHSREMNVAEGTDFESIAEETEGFSGAELESLCTEAGMFAIRDDRTTVGQADFEAAYEKIANEADETDAHYYVH, from the coding sequence ATGGCGCACAGCCCCTCCATCCCGGACCGACCACGGCTCGACCTCGACCCCGAGATGTCGGAGGGCGAGCGACTGGAGGTCCTGGAGGACCACTACGTCGAACTCGTCCGGATCCGCGATCAGCTCGAAGATCGCCTCTCCGACACGACGGGTCGAAAGGACTCCCTCCGTGACGACGTCGATCGGCTCGAACGCGAGAACAGCGCGCTCAAGACCGCCTCGCTCTACATCGCGACGGTCGAGGAGCTGACCGACGACGGCGCGATCATCAAACAGCACGGGACGAACCAGGAGGTGCTCACCGACGTCACGCCCTCGCTCTCCGCGGACGTCGACTCCGGCGACCGCGTCGCGATCAACGACTCCTTCGGCATCGAGCGGATCCTCGACGCCGAGACCGACGCCCGCGCGCAGGCGATGCAGATCGACCACCGCCCCGGGGTCTCCTACGCCGACATCGGCGGGATCGACGACCAGGTCCGCGAGGTGCGCGAGGCGGTCGAGGAGCCACTCGTGAACCCCGAGCAGTTCGAGGCCGTCGGCATCGAACCGCCGGGCGGCGTGTTACTCCACGGCCCGCCCGGTACGGGAAAGACGATGCTCGCGAAGGCCGTCGCGAACGAAACCGACGCGACGTTCATCAAGATGGCCGGCTCCGAACTGGTACAGAAGTTCATCGGCGAGGGGTCGCGGCTGGTGCGCGACCTCTTCGAACTCGCGCGGAGCCACGAGCCGGCGATCGTCTTCATCGACGAGATCGACGCGATCGCCTCCAAGCGGACCGAGTCGAAGACCTCGGGCGACGCCGAGGTCCAGCGGACGATGATGCAACTCCTCTCGGAGATGGACGGCTTCGAGGAACGCGGCGAGGTCCGGTTGATCGCCGCGACCAACCGCTTCGACATGCTCGACCCCGCGATCCTCCGGCCGGGTCGGTTCGACCGACTCATCGAGGTGCCCGACCCCGAACTGGAGGGCAGACGCGAGATCCTGCGGATCCACAGCCGAGAGATGAACGTCGCGGAGGGAACCGACTTCGAGTCGATCGCGGAGGAGACCGAGGGCTTCAGCGGCGCGGAGTTAGAGAGCCTCTGTACCGAGGCGGGGATGTTCGCGATTCGCGACGACCGAACGACGGTCGGGCAGGCAGACTTCGAGGCCGCCTACGAGAAGATCGCGAACGAGGCCGACGAGACCGACGCTCACTACTACGTCCACTGA
- a CDS encoding pyruvoyl-dependent arginine decarboxylase has product METIRVVWGHASAPTAIAAYDAALAEAGVENYNLVSVSSVIPAEASVEAVGTAPDLGPIGGILTVVEARATSVDEPVSAALAWSVSREGPGLFYETGGEFDEATARERVERGIEAGQGLREWTFEEPSVVTVRAEPAGEYACAVVLAVYGRGRSPF; this is encoded by the coding sequence ATGGAGACGATCCGGGTCGTCTGGGGTCACGCGAGCGCGCCGACGGCGATAGCGGCCTACGACGCCGCGCTCGCCGAGGCCGGCGTCGAGAACTACAACCTCGTGAGCGTCTCCTCCGTGATCCCCGCCGAGGCGAGCGTCGAGGCGGTCGGCACCGCCCCGGACCTCGGTCCGATCGGAGGTATCCTGACGGTGGTCGAGGCACGCGCGACGAGCGTCGACGAACCCGTGAGTGCGGCACTCGCGTGGTCCGTGAGCCGCGAGGGACCGGGGCTGTTCTACGAGACCGGCGGCGAGTTCGACGAGGCGACCGCTCGCGAGCGGGTCGAGCGGGGGATCGAAGCGGGTCAGGGGCTGCGGGAGTGGACGTTCGAGGAGCCCTCGGTCGTCACGGTGCGAGCGGAGCCAGCGGGCGAATACGCGTGCGCGGTCGTCCTCGCGGTCTACGGTCGGGGTCGCTCTCCGTTCTGA
- a CDS encoding DUF5811 family protein, which produces MHGNTPHAGSRGTTDAGQRATADVPDLSPEQKRILQHDAARIAHAVREYLPQEYVVGSDVGQGMGGPEATVAVQPPAGDVVSAGFAADPDETPTVSDEDRTEVARELAASAAWQVKRAVGSSFTPAGR; this is translated from the coding sequence ATGCACGGAAACACGCCGCACGCCGGCTCACGGGGGACGACCGACGCGGGACAGCGAGCGACCGCGGACGTCCCGGACCTGTCGCCCGAACAGAAACGTATCCTCCAGCACGACGCCGCGCGTATCGCGCACGCGGTCCGGGAGTACCTCCCCCAGGAGTACGTCGTCGGCTCGGACGTCGGTCAGGGGATGGGCGGCCCGGAGGCGACCGTCGCCGTCCAGCCGCCCGCCGGCGACGTGGTGAGCGCCGGGTTCGCCGCGGACCCCGACGAGACGCCGACGGTGAGCGACGAGGACAGGACCGAGGTCGCTCGCGAGCTCGCCGCGAGCGCTGCCTGGCAGGTCAAACGCGCGGTCGGCTCCTCCTTTACGCCCGCCGGGCGCTGA
- a CDS encoding desampylase: MRTLSVPGANREAMIDQARAGAPEEVCGVLGGRREGREATVGTVIRVPNVASEPRRRYELDAEGLFAAIERIEGAGDSVVGFYHSHPAGPPAPSATDRALASWPGRSYVIVSLAGPPSLSSWCWDGERFREERVASVA; encoded by the coding sequence ATGCGGACGCTCTCGGTCCCCGGAGCGAACCGAGAGGCGATGATCGACCAGGCGCGAGCGGGCGCACCGGAGGAGGTCTGTGGCGTCCTCGGCGGTCGTCGTGAGGGGAGGGAGGCGACGGTCGGGACGGTGATCCGCGTTCCGAACGTCGCGAGCGAGCCACGGCGGCGATACGAACTCGACGCCGAGGGACTGTTCGCCGCGATCGAGCGGATCGAAGGGGCGGGCGACTCCGTCGTCGGCTTCTACCACTCGCATCCGGCCGGTCCCCCGGCGCCGAGCGCGACCGATCGGGCGCTGGCGAGCTGGCCGGGTCGATCCTACGTGATCGTCTCGCTCGCGGGTCCTCCCTCCCTCTCCTCGTGGTGCTGGGACGGCGAGCGCTTTCGCGAGGAACGGGTCGCGTCGGTCGCGTAG
- a CDS encoding DUF3006 domain-containing protein produces the protein MIDDGEYTAVVDRIEEGLAVVIVESEGEPIEEFHLGPEELPEGVSGGAVCQITVCDDAIEAIEPDRTATDERRESARSRFDRLSRRPDDPEN, from the coding sequence GTGATCGACGACGGGGAGTACACGGCGGTCGTCGACCGGATCGAGGAGGGCCTCGCGGTGGTGATCGTGGAGTCGGAGGGCGAGCCGATCGAGGAGTTCCACCTCGGCCCCGAGGAGCTTCCGGAGGGCGTCTCCGGGGGGGCCGTCTGTCAGATCACCGTCTGCGACGACGCGATCGAGGCGATCGAACCCGATCGGACGGCGACCGACGAGCGTCGGGAGTCGGCCCGCAGCCGGTTTGACCGGCTCTCGCGCCGGCCGGACGACCCGGAGAACTGA
- a CDS encoding ComEC/Rec2 family competence protein — MRSHLLVVVVALCLVLAGCAGEDVTNGDETPEETETPEGIEDAADDADDAADGVDDGDAEADDGTAEEVDTAVDSDDEDPASDADAEDGAEANEGTEANDEQSPDEETPDDTTDAEEETETEPVDGSVEVHMIDVGQADATLIIGPGGETMLIDTGDWRQDGSGVIEYLEGEGIDRIDYLVATHGHADHIGGHAAVIEHFETEGDGIGQAWDSGVPHTSATYDRYLDAVEEHEVDLIDAQEGDEIPIEGVDVQVLNPPAESDRPDDLHYNSLSVHLAFGETAFLFTGDAEEDAEARMVDAHGDELAADVYHAGHHGSATSSTPAFLDSVEPEIALISAAYESQYGHPHDEVLDAFADRGIESYWTAVHGTVVIESDGSDLAVETESEATTDPLALYDESEATVSAPPVSPIAWETDATWLPGPAVIA; from the coding sequence ATGCGCAGTCACCTCCTCGTCGTGGTCGTCGCCCTCTGTCTCGTGCTCGCCGGCTGTGCCGGGGAGGACGTCACGAACGGCGACGAGACACCCGAGGAGACGGAGACGCCGGAGGGTATCGAGGACGCCGCTGACGATGCGGACGACGCGGCGGATGGAGTCGACGACGGAGACGCTGAAGCCGACGACGGTACCGCCGAGGAGGTCGATACGGCCGTGGACTCGGACGACGAGGACCCGGCGTCGGACGCCGACGCTGAGGACGGTGCCGAAGCGAACGAGGGAACGGAGGCGAACGACGAACAGTCCCCCGACGAGGAAACCCCTGACGACACGACCGACGCCGAGGAGGAGACGGAGACCGAACCGGTCGACGGGTCGGTCGAGGTCCACATGATCGACGTGGGACAGGCCGACGCCACGCTGATCATCGGGCCGGGTGGGGAGACGATGCTGATCGACACCGGCGACTGGCGGCAGGACGGCTCGGGGGTCATCGAGTATCTCGAAGGGGAGGGAATCGATCGGATCGACTACCTCGTGGCGACGCACGGCCACGCCGACCACATCGGCGGCCACGCCGCGGTGATCGAGCACTTCGAGACCGAGGGCGACGGGATCGGTCAGGCGTGGGACTCGGGCGTGCCCCACACCTCCGCGACGTACGACCGGTATCTCGACGCGGTCGAGGAGCACGAGGTAGACCTGATCGACGCCCAGGAGGGCGACGAGATACCGATCGAGGGCGTCGACGTTCAGGTGCTGAACCCGCCGGCGGAGAGCGACCGACCGGACGACCTCCACTACAACAGCCTCTCGGTCCACCTGGCGTTCGGGGAGACGGCGTTCCTCTTCACCGGCGACGCGGAGGAGGACGCCGAGGCACGGATGGTCGACGCCCACGGCGACGAACTCGCCGCCGACGTCTACCACGCGGGCCACCACGGGAGCGCAACGAGTTCGACGCCCGCGTTCCTCGATAGCGTCGAACCGGAGATCGCGCTGATCTCGGCCGCCTACGAGTCCCAGTACGGACACCCGCACGACGAGGTGCTAGATGCATTCGCCGACCGGGGGATCGAGAGCTACTGGACGGCCGTCCACGGGACGGTCGTGATCGAGAGCGACGGCTCCGACCTCGCGGTCGAGACCGAGAGCGAGGCGACGACTGACCCGCTCGCGCTGTACGACGAGTCGGAAGCCACGGTCAGCGCTCCGCCCGTTTCACCGATCGCGTGGGAGACAGACGCGACTTGGCTCCCGGGACCGGCGGTGATCGCGTGA
- the infB gene encoding translation initiation factor IF-2 — MAETTHSQSLRTPIVAVLGHVDHGKTSLLDMIRGSAVASGEAGAITQHIGATAVPLETVSQVAGSLVDPTDFDLPGLLFIDTPGHHSFTTLRSRGGALADIAILVVDVNDGFQPQTEEAVTILKNSQTPFIVAANKVDTTPGWNPTENAPIQGTYESQSDRTRRRLDEGLYEIIGDLSDMGFSADLYWRVTDFQGNVGVVPVSAETGEGIPDLLTVLMGLSQRYMKTEMEIDVAGPGAGTVLEVKDEKGFGTTLDVVLYDGTVREDETIVVGGKDDPIVTDVRALLQPRPLAEIRTEKRFERVDSVTAAAGLKIAAPDLDAAMAGAPVRVVRDRPLEDVIAEVEAELAEIDVGTEDEGVVVKADTLGSLEAMADALEEAAVPIMRAEVGDVAPRDVTVAGTANDPAHRVILGFNVDVLADAERALEESEVRLFDDEVIYQLVEEYDEFVTERARSQQETILEKIARPGRFRILRDHVFRQNNPAVVGVEVLGGRIKTNAHVALFEGQEPKRVGEIKGIQEQGEDVGVATRGDRVSVAIDGPTVGRQIDEGDELWIELPEKHAKILEQELVEEIAADEREVLSMYLEKRRKRDPFWGK; from the coding sequence ATGGCAGAAACGACCCACTCACAGTCGCTCAGAACGCCGATCGTCGCCGTCCTCGGCCACGTCGACCACGGCAAGACCAGCCTCTTGGACATGATCCGCGGCTCGGCGGTCGCCTCCGGCGAGGCCGGCGCGATCACCCAGCACATCGGGGCGACCGCGGTGCCCCTGGAAACCGTCTCGCAGGTGGCGGGCAGCCTCGTCGACCCGACCGACTTCGACTTACCTGGCTTGCTCTTCATCGACACGCCCGGTCACCACTCCTTTACGACGCTTCGCTCCCGGGGCGGGGCGCTCGCGGACATCGCGATCCTGGTGGTGGACGTGAACGACGGGTTTCAGCCCCAGACCGAGGAGGCGGTGACGATCCTGAAGAACTCCCAGACGCCGTTCATCGTCGCAGCGAACAAGGTGGACACCACCCCGGGGTGGAACCCGACCGAGAACGCCCCGATCCAGGGCACCTACGAGTCCCAGAGCGACCGGACCAGGAGGCGGCTGGACGAGGGGCTCTACGAGATCATCGGCGACCTGAGCGACATGGGATTCTCCGCCGATCTCTACTGGCGGGTGACCGACTTCCAGGGCAACGTCGGCGTCGTCCCGGTGAGCGCCGAGACCGGCGAGGGGATCCCCGACCTGCTCACCGTGCTGATGGGCCTTTCTCAAAGGTATATGAAGACCGAGATGGAGATCGACGTCGCCGGACCGGGCGCGGGGACGGTCCTCGAGGTGAAAGACGAGAAGGGCTTCGGGACCACCCTCGACGTCGTGCTCTACGACGGGACGGTGCGCGAGGACGAGACGATCGTCGTCGGGGGCAAGGACGACCCGATCGTCACCGACGTGCGGGCGCTGCTCCAGCCGCGTCCGCTCGCGGAGATCCGCACGGAAAAGCGGTTCGAGCGGGTCGACTCGGTCACCGCGGCGGCGGGACTGAAGATCGCCGCGCCCGATCTGGACGCGGCGATGGCCGGCGCGCCGGTGCGCGTGGTTCGCGACCGTCCGCTCGAGGACGTGATCGCGGAGGTCGAGGCCGAACTCGCGGAGATCGACGTCGGCACCGAGGACGAGGGCGTCGTCGTGAAGGCCGACACGCTGGGGAGTCTGGAGGCGATGGCCGACGCGCTGGAGGAGGCGGCGGTGCCGATCATGCGTGCGGAGGTCGGCGACGTCGCCCCCCGTGACGTGACGGTCGCGGGGACGGCGAACGACCCCGCCCACCGCGTCATCCTGGGGTTCAACGTGGACGTGCTCGCCGACGCCGAGCGCGCTCTCGAGGAGTCGGAGGTACGGCTGTTCGACGACGAGGTGATCTACCAGCTGGTCGAGGAGTACGACGAGTTCGTCACCGAACGCGCGCGCTCCCAGCAGGAGACGATCCTCGAGAAGATCGCCCGTCCGGGTCGCTTTCGAATCCTCCGCGATCACGTCTTCCGGCAGAACAACCCGGCGGTCGTCGGCGTCGAGGTGCTCGGCGGGCGGATCAAGACCAACGCCCACGTCGCGCTGTTCGAGGGCCAGGAACCAAAGCGCGTCGGCGAGATCAAGGGGATTCAAGAGCAGGGCGAGGACGTGGGAGTCGCGACCCGCGGCGACCGGGTGAGCGTCGCCATCGACGGACCCACGGTCGGACGCCAGATCGACGAGGGCGACGAACTCTGGATCGAACTGCCCGAGAAACACGCGAAGATCCTCGAACAGGAGCTGGTTGAGGAGATCGCCGCCGACGAGCGGGAGGTACTCTCGATGTACTTGGAGAAGCGCAGAAAGCGCGACCCGTTCTGGGGCAAGTGA
- a CDS encoding PRC-barrel domain-containing protein, whose translation MPDILAENLSGKSVMGSDGTELGMLYNITVDLKTGELHDLVVTPDGNSQIGEVGFEADDEGRYRVPISQVQAVKDYIVVKR comes from the coding sequence ATGCCGGACATCTTAGCCGAGAACCTCTCCGGGAAGTCGGTGATGGGCTCGGACGGAACCGAACTGGGCATGCTCTACAACATCACGGTCGACCTGAAGACCGGCGAACTCCACGATCTGGTCGTCACGCCGGACGGCAACTCACAGATCGGCGAGGTCGGCTTCGAGGCCGACGACGAGGGCAGGTATCGAGTCCCGATCAGCCAAGTGCAGGCGGTCAAAGACTACATCGTCGTCAAACGGTAA
- a CDS encoding NOB1 family endonuclease, with protein MYVLDSSAFIHEYHTTEQTATIPLVREELADEPSYRYDAMEGSGMHIHLPNDETVETIRRAARESGDLEVLSDTDVRLLATAFELDGTLVTDDYAMQNVAERLNVSVEVIARDGIDEAREWIFQCQGCGREYDEHHDRCDICGTELARKNPS; from the coding sequence ATGTACGTCCTCGATTCTTCGGCGTTCATCCACGAGTACCACACCACCGAGCAGACGGCGACGATCCCGCTCGTGAGAGAGGAACTCGCCGACGAGCCCTCGTACCGCTACGACGCGATGGAGGGGTCGGGGATGCACATCCACCTCCCGAACGACGAGACCGTCGAGACGATCCGCCGGGCCGCCCGCGAGTCGGGCGACCTTGAGGTGCTCTCCGATACCGACGTACGACTGCTCGCGACCGCGTTCGAGTTGGACGGAACGCTCGTCACCGACGACTACGCGATGCAGAACGTCGCGGAGCGACTCAACGTCTCCGTCGAGGTGATCGCCCGCGACGGGATCGACGAGGCCCGCGAGTGGATCTTCCAGTGTCAGGGCTGCGGTCGCGAGTACGACGAACACCACGATCGGTGTGACATCTGCGGTACCGAACTCGCCCGGAAGAACCCGAGCTAG